The segment GAGCTCTACCGCCGCTTTGCGGACCGCACCCAGCTGGGCTTCGGCATCGGCACCCATATCTCCAACGATATGGGCCTGCGCACCCTGCACATCGTGATGAAGCTCACCCAGGCCAATGGCCAGCCGGTGGCCAAGCTCTCCGACAGCCCGGGCAAGACCCTGTGCGAGGACGAGACCTTCCTCGCCTATCTGCGCAGCGTCTTCAATCTGCCGGCCTGAGGGGCCGGGCTCCCCCGGCCTCAAGCCCGCGCCCGCGTGGCCGATAAACCCTGCAGAAGCAGCAGCGCCAGCAAGGGAGCCCGGCCATGGACATCAGCAGCAGCGGCAATCTCGCCCTGATCAACAATCTGAACTCCTCGCCCGCGGGCTCGGTGCAGTCCAGCGCCCAGCTGATGGTGCTGAAGAAGGCCATGGACATGCAGGGCCAGGGTGCGCTGGAACTGCTGAACTCGGTGCCCGCTCAGCCCGCCCTGGCCACCAGCGGCCATCTCGGCACCCAGCTCAACGTCTACGCCTGAGGCTCAGCGCGCCGCGGCTGCCGCGCGCTGGCGCAGCTGCAAGGCGCGCCACTCGCCCTCCCGCCCCACCTCGCGCACCCAGTCCTCCAGACGACGCAGGCCGCGGCAGCTCAGCAGCTCCTCGGGCGGGTTGATCTGCTCCTGCTGGCGCAGCGCCGCCTCCAGCTGGGCACGGCTGGCCGGCAGCTCCGACTCCGGCAGACCCAGGCGCTCGGCCACCGCCAGGCCCAGGCCCAGCTCCATCAGGGTCCGGCCCTGATCCAGCAGCAGGCGCGCCAGCCCCAAGCAGACCTGGCGGCGATTGGCATCGCGCAGGGTCTGGGCGGTGCAGACCAGGGGCACCAGGCTGATGCCCTGCATGGCCCCGGCAAACTCCCGCCCCATCAGCTCCAGCAGCAGCCCGCCACGGGCCAGGGGCTCGGCATCGGCGGGCAGGCGTTCGGCCAGGGCTGTGCTCAGCAGGCCCTGGGCCGGACTCAGGCGCCGCGCCCGCGCGGCCTGGAACAGGGCCTGCTCCAGACCCGAACGGTCGCCCCGCGACAAGGCCTCCTGGCCCAGCAGCAGCCAGGGCACGGCATTGTCGGGTTCGAGCTGGGCCCAGCGCTGGGGCCCCAGCTGCTCGCAGCCGGCCGGCCGGGTCCCAGCCCCGGGAACACTGCAGGCCTGCAGGGCCAGGCGGTAGACCTGGGCATCGCCGCTGTATCGCGCCTGCTCGGCGGCGGCACTGAACTCGCGTCCCAGCTGCAGGCCCAGCTGCTGCTCGAAGGGCTGGGCGCTGCCCCGCAGTGCCTGCGCCAGGCGCTGGCGCAGGGCCTCGGTCTCGGCCTCCAGCCGGCGCTCCCAGTCGGCCCGGGGGCGATCGCGCCAGTCTTCCAGGCGACCGCCCAGACTGGGCTCGTCGGCCGGCACCCAGCCTATGCCACAGACCTCCAGCAGACCGGCCCGCGCCGCCGGGGCGGAGGCCAGCGCCGGCCCCTGGGCTGGCAGCGGCCGCCGGGGCAAGGCGGCGGCGCGCGGCGGGGTGGCGCCAACCGGATCCTCGGCGGCCGGCGCCGCCGGCGAGAGCGGCAGGGCCGGCCGGGGCAGGCCGTCGGGCTCGGCACGCTCCGGCGGACGCTCGCGCGCGCCCCAGAACCAGGCGGCGCCCAGACCGCCCGACAACAGCAAGAGCACGCCCAGCGCCGCGGCCAGGCCTGGCCTCCTGCCCCGCGGCCGGCCGGCCATGCTCAGGCCCTGAGGCCTGCGGCCAGGGCCTCGCGCACCGCCGCCACCTGGCGGCGCGAGACCGAGAGCCATTCGTCCACAAAGGCGACGCGCACCGCCCAGCCCGGCTCCAGGGCGCCAAAACCCGTATCCTCCTCGGGCTCGCCGCCATGGCGTTCCAGCTCGCGCACCGCGCTGCAGGCCACCAGGGCATTGCGGTGCACGCGCAAGAAACGCGGCGCCAGCCGGTGTTCCAACTCGGAAAGACTGCCGTCCATCACATGGCTGTGGGTGGCGGTGCGCAGGGTCAGGTATTTCTGCTCGGCCTTGATGTAGAGCACCTCGGCCACAGGGATGCGCAGGAGGCGGCCGCGCTCGGTGAGCGTGATCACCTCGCCCTCGGGCACGGTCTCGGCCGCCGCCCGGCCGGCGCGCGCTGCGGCCCGCTCGGCCAGGCGCTCGGCCACCCGGGCCAGCGCCGCCTGCAGACGCTCGCGGCGCACCGGCTTGGTCAGATAGTCCAGGGCCTCCAGCTCGAAGGCACGCAGCGCGTGCTCGGCATGGGCGGTGACGAAGACCACGGCCGGCCGCAGGGGCTTCTCGCGCAGGGCATCGGCCAGCTGCAGGCCGTCGGGGCCGGGCATCTGCACA is part of the Shinella sp. XGS7 genome and harbors:
- a CDS encoding putative motility protein, whose translation is MDISSSGNLALINNLNSSPAGSVQSSAQLMVLKKAMDMQGQGALELLNSVPAQPALATSGHLGTQLNVYA
- a CDS encoding LytTR family DNA-binding domain-containing protein, whose translation is MHTTPALKVLLVDDEPLARLRLRSLLEACQEPRAEVVAEAGTASQAQAWLKDHGCDLILLDVQMPGPDGLQLADALREKPLRPAVVFVTAHAEHALRAFELEALDYLTKPVRRERLQAALARVAERLAERAAARAGRAAAETVPEGEVITLTERGRLLRIPVAEVLYIKAEQKYLTLRTATHSHVMDGSLSELEHRLAPRFLRVHRNALVACSAVRELERHGGEPEEDTGFGALEPGWAVRVAFVDEWLSVSRRQVAAVREALAAGLRA